Proteins from a genomic interval of Pseudomonas versuta:
- the astA gene encoding arginine N-succinyltransferase, with amino-acid sequence MIVRPVRNSDLPALIELARSTGTGLTTLPANEERLLHRVTWAEKTFRGEAGRGDADYLFVLENDEGKVVGISAIAGAVGLREPWYNFRVGLTVSASQELNIYREIPTLFLANDLTGNSELCSLFLSADYRTGLNGRMLAKARMLFIAEFPELFGNKIIAEMRGMSDEAGRSPFWESLGRHFFKMEFSQADYLTGVGNKAFIAELMPKFPVYTCFLSEDARAVIGKVHTHTEPALNMLKSEGFSYQGYVDIFDAGPAVECETSKIRAVRDSEALVLAIGTPGDDATPYLIHNRKREECRITAAPARLAAGTLVVDQLTARRLQLTAGDQVRAVALSAQPVAPRESK; translated from the coding sequence ATGATCGTTCGTCCTGTACGCAATAGCGATTTACCGGCCCTGATTGAGTTGGCCCGCAGCACTGGTACCGGCCTGACGACCTTGCCGGCCAATGAAGAGCGCCTGTTGCACCGTGTCACCTGGGCTGAAAAAACCTTCCGTGGCGAAGCCGGGCGTGGTGATGCGGACTACCTGTTTGTGCTCGAAAACGACGAAGGCAAGGTGGTCGGCATTTCTGCCATTGCCGGCGCTGTAGGTCTGCGCGAACCCTGGTACAACTTCCGGGTGGGGCTGACAGTCAGCGCCTCCCAGGAGCTGAATATTTATCGTGAAATCCCGACCCTGTTTCTGGCCAACGATCTGACCGGCAACTCTGAACTGTGCTCCCTGTTCCTCAGTGCCGATTACCGTACCGGCCTCAACGGCCGCATGCTGGCCAAGGCGCGGATGCTGTTTATCGCCGAATTTCCTGAGCTGTTCGGCAACAAGATCATTGCTGAAATGCGTGGCATGTCCGACGAAGCGGGCCGCTCGCCGTTCTGGGAAAGCCTGGGCCGGCACTTCTTCAAAATGGAGTTCAGCCAGGCCGACTACCTGACCGGCGTCGGCAACAAGGCCTTTATTGCCGAGTTGATGCCCAAGTTTCCGGTCTACACCTGCTTCCTGTCTGAAGATGCCCGTGCCGTGATCGGTAAAGTGCATACCCACACTGAACCTGCATTGAACATGCTTAAAAGCGAGGGTTTCAGCTACCAGGGTTACGTCGACATTTTCGACGCAGGCCCGGCGGTTGAGTGCGAAACCAGCAAGATCCGCGCTGTACGCGACAGTGAAGCACTGGTGCTGGCCATCGGCACCCCGGGTGACGATGCCACGCCTTACCTGATCCACAACCGCAAGCGCGAAGAGTGTCGTATTACGGCGGCACCGGCGCGTCTGGCCGCAGGCACGCTGGTGGTCGATCAATTGACCGCCAGACGCTTGCAACTGACTGCTGGCGATCAAGTCCGCGCGGTTGCGTTGTCGGCCCAACCAGTGGCCCCACGGGAGTCGAAATAA
- the aruF gene encoding arginine/ornithine succinyltransferase subunit alpha yields MLVMRPAQMADLGEVQRLAADSPIGVTSLPDDIERLRDKIAASETSFAAEVSFNGEESYFFVLEDTATGKLVGCSAIVASAGYSEPFYSFRNETFVHASRELKIHNKIHVLSQCHDLTGNSLLTSFYVLPEWVGSAWSELNSRGRLLFVANHPERFADSVVTEIVGYSDENGDSPFWDAIGRNFFDLNYAAAERLCGLKSRTFLAELMPHYPIYVPLLPDTAQEAMGQVHPRAQITFDILMREGFETDHYIDIFDGGPTLHARVSGIRSIAQSRVVPVKIGAPVKGGGRQYLVANAQLQDYRAVLLELDWAPGKPVMLDLEAAEALGVGEGASVRVVAV; encoded by the coding sequence ATGCTGGTGATGCGCCCTGCGCAAATGGCTGATCTGGGCGAGGTACAGCGTCTGGCTGCGGACAGCCCGATTGGTGTCACTTCACTGCCGGACGATATCGAACGTCTGCGCGACAAGATCGCTGCCTCTGAAACTTCGTTTGCCGCTGAAGTCAGCTTCAACGGCGAGGAGAGCTATTTCTTCGTTCTCGAAGATACCGCTACCGGCAAGCTGGTGGGCTGCTCGGCCATCGTGGCATCGGCCGGCTACTCGGAGCCGTTCTACAGCTTTCGTAACGAGACCTTCGTTCACGCCTCCCGCGAGCTGAAGATTCACAACAAGATTCACGTGTTGTCGCAGTGCCATGACCTGACCGGCAATAGCCTGCTGACCAGCTTCTATGTGCTTCCTGAATGGGTGGGTTCGGCCTGGTCCGAGCTCAACTCCCGCGGACGCCTGCTGTTTGTGGCCAATCACCCTGAGCGCTTTGCCGATTCGGTGGTCACCGAGATCGTCGGTTACAGCGATGAAAACGGCGACTCGCCGTTCTGGGACGCCATTGGCCGCAACTTCTTTGATTTGAACTACGCCGCCGCCGAGCGCCTGTGCGGGCTCAAAAGCCGTACTTTCCTCGCTGAACTGATGCCGCATTACCCGATTTACGTGCCATTGCTGCCTGACACCGCGCAAGAGGCGATGGGGCAAGTGCATCCGCGGGCGCAGATTACCTTCGACATCCTGATGCGCGAGGGTTTTGAGACCGATCACTACATCGATATTTTCGACGGCGGCCCGACCCTGCATGCGCGGGTTTCAGGCATTCGCTCGATTGCTCAGAGCCGTGTTGTACCGGTCAAGATCGGGGCGCCAGTCAAAGGCGGCGGTCGTCAGTATCTGGTGGCCAACGCCCAGTTGCAGGATTACCGCGCGGTATTGCTGGAGCTCGACTGGGCACCGGGCAAGCCGGTCATGCTGGATCTGGAAGCGGCCGAAGCACTCGGTGTTGGCGAAGGTGCCAGCGTACGAGTGGTGGCGGTTTAA